The sequence below is a genomic window from Cedecea neteri.
ATTAATTTATAGCCCCAGCGAGAATAAGGAGTGACGGATGAAGTCAGGTCGTTATATAGGCGTGATGTCAGGCACCAGTCTGGATGGTATCGATGTGGTGCTGGCTGCTATCGACGAACATCTGGTCGTTCAGCAGGCGAGCTACAGCCACCCGATGCCGCTGGCCATCAAAAACGCGGTTCTTGCCGTTTGCCAGGGGCAGCAACTCACGCTGTCCCAGCTAGGCCAATTGGACAACCGGCTCGGAAAATTGTTCGCCGAAGCGGTGCAAATCCTTATTAAGCGCGAAGGGCTGCGGCCTGAAGACGTCACTGCTATTGGCTGCCACGGGCAAACCGTCTGGCATGAGCCACAGGGTGAGGCCGCCCACACTCTGCAAATTGGCGACAACAACCATATTGCCGCGCTGACCGGAATTACCGTCGTCGGTGATTTTCGCCGCCGTGATATGGCGCTTGGTGGGCAGGGCGCGCCTCTGGTGCCGGCGTTTCACCAGGCGCTGCTCGCGCATCCGGTTGAACGCCGAATGGTGCTGAATATCGGCGGTATCGCCAACCTCTCATTGCTGATTCCAGACCAGCCGGTCAGAGGATACGACACCGGGCCTGGCAATATGCTGATGGATGCGTGGATCTGGCGGCAGCGTGGAAAAGGTTATGACAAAGACGCCGAATGGGCGAGCCGCGGCAAAGTCGTTATTCCTTTATTGCAGCAAATGCTGAGTGACCCTTACTTTGCTGCACCCGCGCCCAAAAGTACGGGTCGCGAATACTTCAACTACGGCTGGCTTGAACGCCAGCTTGCAATGTTCCCGGCGCTCGCCGGAGAAGATGTGCAGGCCACGCTTACTGAGCTGACCGCGACAACCATCGCTGAGCAGGTACTCCTGAGCGGCGGCTGTGAACGCCTTATGGTTTGCGGCGGGGGCAGCCGTAACCCGCTACTGATGGCACGCCTCACTGCGCTATTACCGGGCACGGAAGTGACGACGACAGACGAGGCCGGGATCAGCGGGGACGATATGGAAGCGCTGGCGTTTGCCTGGCTGGCTTATCGCACAATGTCCGGCCTGCCGGGCAACCTGCCTTCGGTAACAGGTGCCTCTGAGCCGACCATCCTTGGCGCCATTTATCCGGCAAATCCTCGGCATAATCAGAGTTAACTGAAATTATCTTCATCCCGCAGCCGCTAAACTAAAAGCGAAAAGGAGGGCGCTGGCCCTCCAGGGATAAGAAGATATTCAGGATACTCAGATGAAAAAACTGCTCGTTGCCACCCTGCCAATGCTGCTCGCCGGCTGTAGTTACTACAACGCTTTTCTTGAAAGAATGCATACCGATACGCTGGCGTATCAGTGCGATGAAAAGCCGCTCACCGTGAAGCTGAATAACGACAAGCAGCAGGTTAGTTTCGTCTACGACAACCAGATGCTGAACCTGACGCAGGGACTTTCCGCCTCCGGCGCGCGCTACACCGACGGTGTTTACGTCTTCTGGTCGAAGGGCGACAGCGCAACCGTCTATCGCAAAGACACGATCGTGCTGAATAATTGCCTGCTACAGACGGCCAAACGTTGAGATTTCTCAGGGTGGAGAGCACAATAGCTCCACCCGAGGATAGCCTGATGTAACGCCATGTCTGATAACGACTCTTTGCAACAGATTGCGCATTTGCGCCGCGAATACACCAAAGGTGGCCTGCGCCGCCACGATCTCACCGACACGCCGCTGCCGCTGTTTGAACGCTGGCTGGCTCAGGCCTGTGAAGCCAAACTTGCCGATCCGACCGCCATGGTTGTGGCCACGGTGGACGAAAACGGCCAACCCTATCAACGCATTGTCCTGCTGAAGCATTTTGATGAAAAAGGGCTGGTGTTTTACACCAACCTGGGCTCCCGCAAGGCGCACCACATCGAACACAACCCCCGCGTCAGCCTGCATTTTCCGTGGCATATGCTTGAGCGCCAGGTGATGGTGCAGGGCACCGCCGAGCGGTTATCCACCATCGAAGTGTTGAAATACTTCCACAGCCGCCCGAAGGACAGCCAGATAGGTGCCTGGGTATCGAAGCAATCGAGCCGCATATCCGCGCGCGGCGTGCTGGAAAGCAAATTCCTTGAGCTGAAACAGAAATTCCAGCAGGGCGAAGTGCCGCTGCCGAGTTTTTGGGGCGGCTACCGCGTCAGCATCGATCAAATGGAGTTCTGGCAGGGGGGGGAACATCGCTTGCACGACCGCTTCCTTTACCAGCGTGACGGAACTGCCTGGAAAATAGACCGCCTCGCACCGTAAGTCAGGATTTTCATCTTAAGCGCTGGTACTGAAGGTGTCAGCGCTTTATTCTATGTCCCCTCAAAATGAATTCTTTCGCCAGTGGGCGAAAAGCCGTGTACCGGCAAAGGTGCAGTCGTATTAGAGATGGAGAATTTGATGTCGAACATCAATTTGATCAAACAATTGCAAGAGCGGGGCCTGGTGGCCCAGGTGACGGATGAGGATGCGTTAGCAGAGCGACTGGCGCAAGGGCCAATTGCACTCTATTGCGGCTTCGATCCGACCGCCGACAGCTTGCATTTGGGCCATCTGGTTCCACTGCTGTGCCTGAAACGCTTTCAGGAAGCAGGCCATAAGCCGGTTGCCCTCGTGGGCGGCGCCACCGGTCTTATCGGCGACCCAAGCTTCAAAGCCGTTGAGCGTAAGCTGAACACCGAGGATACCGTGCAGGAGTGGGTGGAAAAAATCCGCCGCCAGGTTGCGCCGTTCCTCGACTTTAACTGCGGTGATAATTCCGCTGTCGCCGCAAACAACTACGACTGGTTCGGCAGCATGAACGTGCTGACCTTCCTGCGTGATATCGGCAAGCACTTCTCTGTTAACCAGATGATTAACAAAGAAGCGGTAAAACAGCGTCTGAACCGCGACGATGTAGGGATCTCTTTCACCGAGTTCTCTTACAACCTGCTGCAGGGTTACGACTTCGCCTGCCTGAACAAACTGCACGGCGTGGTGCTGCAGATTGGCGGTTCTGACCAGTGGGGTAACATCACCTCCGGTATCGATCTGACTCGCCGTCTGCACCAGCAGCAGGCTTTCGGTCTGACTGTACCGCTGATCACTAAATCCGACGGCACCAAATTCGGTAAAACCGAAGGCGGCGCGGTCTGGCTTGATCCGAAGAAAACCAGCCCGTACAAATTCTACCAGTTCTGGATCAACACTGCGGATGCCGATGTGTATCGCTTCCTGAAGTTCTTCACCTTTATGGACATTGCAGAGATCAATGCCCTGGAAGAAGAAGACAAAAACAGCGGGGCTGCACCTCGCGCCCAGTACGTGCTGGCCGAGCAGGTCACCCGTCTGGTGCACGGTGAAGAAGGTCTGACCGCGGCCAAGCGCATTACCGCCAGCCTGTTTAACGGCAACCTGAGCGAACTGAGCGAAGCCGACTTTGAGCAACTGGCTCAGGACGGCGTGCCGATGGTTGAAATGGAGCGCGGTGCCGATCTGCAACAGGCGCTGGTGGATTCCGAGCTGCAGCCATCCCGTGGCCAGGCGCGTAAAACCATCTCGCAGAACGCAATCACCATTAACGGTGAAAAACAGTCTGACCCGGAATACACCTTCACCGAAGGCGACATTCTGTTTAACCGTTACACTCTGCTGCGTCGTGGTAAAAAGAACTACTGCCTCGTCTGCTGGAAATAAGTTATCGGAATAGAAAAGCACGGCTTATGCCGTGCTTTTTTTTAGCAAGCACAACACCTGGCGATACCCGAGTAGAAAATGAAAAATATTCTTGCCATCCAGTCCCACGTGGTATTTGGTCACGCCGGCAATAGCGCCGCCGAATTCCCGATGCGCCGCCTGGGCGCCAACGTCTGGCCGTTGAACACGGTACAGTTCTCCAACCACACGCAGTACGGGCAATGGACCGGCACGGTGATGCCCGCCAGCCATCTGAGCGAGATTGTGCAGGGAATTGCGAACATCGGCCAACTGGAGCGCTGTGATGCGGTGCTGAGCGGATATCTGGGTTCGGCGGAGCAGGGCGAACATATTCTCTCCATTGTGCGTCAGGTAAAAGCGGCTAACCCGAAGGCGAAATACTTCTGTGACCCGGTGATGGGCCACCCGGAGAAAGGCTGCATCGTGGCGCCTGGCGTGGCGGAATACCACACACGCTACGCCATGCCTGCCAGCGATATCATCGCGCCGAACCTGATTGAGCTGGAAATCCTCAGCGGCCACAGCGTAAATAGCGTGGATGAAGCCGTGGCGACTGCACGGGAGCTGATTGCTCAAGGGCCGGAAATTGTGCTGGTGAAACACCTGGCACGTGCAGGCTATCAGCAGGACCGTTTTGAAATGCTGCTGGTGACGGCGGAAGAAGCCTGGCACATCCATCGCCCGCTGGTGGACTTTGGCGAACGCCAGCCGGTTGGCGTGGGTGACGTGACCAGCGGCCTGCTGCTGGTTAAGCTGCTGCAGGGTGCAACGCTGCGTGAAGCACTGGAGCATGTGACGGCGGCGGTGTACGACATTATGGTTGTCACCAAACGCATGGAAGAGTACGAACTGCAGCTGGTCGCGGCTCAGGACGGGATTGCCAAACCCGAACACTATTTCACCGCGGTGAAGCTCTGAAACAGAAACGCCCTCATTTGAGGGCGTTTTGCTATCCAGGGCTAACTTAAATCCCTTCGGCGGTCAGCGCCGCAGACACCGCCGGACGCGCCTTCATGCGCTCAACGTAGGCTTCGATATTTGACAGCCCCGCCAGGTCCAGCTTCAGGCCATAGGCCCAGCGCAGCACGGTAAACAGGTAGGCATCCACCACGGTGAAGCGGGCGCCCATCAGCCACTGTTTGTCCTGCAGCGATTCGTTCACATAGTGGAATTTTTTCTCCATCTGCTTGCGAACCACGGCCTTGAACTCTTCGGGCGTCGCCGGGTTGAACAGCGGGGAAAAACCTTTATGCAGCTCGGTTGCCACATAATTCAGCCACTCCAGCGTGTGGTAGCGAGTCATGCTGCCCGCCGGGGCCAGCAGATGGCGGTCAGGCACTTTATCCGCCAGGTATTGCACGATAGCCACGCCCTCGGTCAGCAGAGAGCCGTCATCCAGCACCAGCGCGGGCACCTGTCCTTTAGGGTTAATGGCGAGAAAATCGTCACCGTTTTCGGTGCGTTTGTTCGCGAGGTCAACTTTCACCAGCGAAAAGTCCAGGCCAGATTCACGCAGGATAATGTGTGGGGAGAGGGAACAGGCACCGGGCTTGAAATACAGTTTCATGACGAACTCCTTTAGGGCGCTAAGATAACTTATGTTAGTGCGGACACCGGGAAAAAAAAAGCCGCCAGCTGTGAGGCCGGCGGCTAAATAATCATTTTTCCTGGAGAAATTACGCGGTAGCGGTTTCGTTAACCTTTTCGGCTTTGTCTTCGCTCAGCGTCATGCGGTTCAGCTTCGGCGCGGTCAGCAGCATCAGCACGGCAATCACGCCGGTGACGATACCGATCTGCATGAAGACACGACCGTACACTTCCAGAGACTGCAGTGGGTCAGTCACGTTTTCAGGCACCGCCATCAGGCCTGCAACTTTACCGGCGATAATTGCGGCACCCGCAGTCGTCAGGAACCAGCTGCCCATGATGAAGCCCATCAGGCGCTGTGGTACCAGCTGTGCCACCATTGCGAGGCCCAGGCCGGAGATCATCAGCTCCCCAATACTCTGCAGCGCATAGCTCAGAATCAGCCAGTTCACGGAAACGATACCCGCTTCATTAGCGAACTTCGTGCCGACCGGCAGAACCAGGAAGGCGAAGGAGCACAGCACCATACCGATAGCGAACTTGTGCGGCATCGGCAGGCGGTCGCCCATTTTGTTGTAGATAGCGGCGAGAATCGGGCTACCAATCATGATCCAGAATGGGTTCAGCGCCTGGAACTGTTCGGCTTCGAAAGTGATGCCCAGAATTTCGTGGCCCACGTTACGAATAGCGAAGAAGTTCAGGGAGGTTGGCATCTGGCTGTAAAGCACGAAGAAGACGATAGCTTCAACCATTAGAATGAAGGCCACGATCATCTTGCGGCGAGCGGCGCCTTTCATCGCGAAAGCTTCTTTCGCGAAGATAATAACGATACCCAGGGCCACAACGCCCAGCACGGCGCGAGCAATGCCCTGGTTGTGCAGCAGCCAGGTTGCCACGGCAATCAGCACCACAACGCCTGCGATGGTTGCCATCAGCTTGCCGAAATGTACCGGTGCGAAGTCAGGTTTGGAGCCATAATTCTTCACCCACTTCTTACAGAAGATGAAGTTCACCAGGGTAATCAGCATGCCCACGAAGCTCAGGGAGAACGCGGTGCTCCAGCCGTACTGTGCAGCCAGCCACGGGGTAGCAAGCATAGAGAAGAAGGAACCGATGTTGATGGACATGTAGTACATGGTGAATGCACCGTCCAGACGCGGATCGTCTTTCTCATAGCAGGTTGACAGCAGCGCGGAAGGGTTAGCCTTGAACAGGCCGTTACCTACGGCGATGGTCGCCATCCCGATATACACCACGCTCACGTCGTGGCCGGAATAGGCAACAAGGGCGTAACCAATAGCCAGTACGACGGTACCGAGCATGATAACGCGTTTGGTGCCGAGGACTTTATCGCCCAGCCAGCCGCCAATCGCGACCAGGCCATAAACAAGGGCGCTAAAGGAGGAGAACAGCGTGATGGAGTCCGCTTCGGACATGCCCAGCATTTTGACCAGGTAAACGGCCATGATGCCTTGCAGGCCGTAATAGCCGAAACGCTCCCAGAGTTCGATAGAGAAAATCAGGTAGAACGATTTAGGTTGCTTAAAGGCGTTTAGACTAACGCTTTCTGCTGGTTCTTTGTTTGCAGTCGACACATATACCTCTTTTTTTACATCCCGCTTTAATTAAGGGGCTTGCTTATGCCTTACCGCATGGGTAAGCATTTTTCTTGTTATTAGGAAGGAAAAACGGGGGGTAATGTTCACTATCCAGGGGTTGCAGGCAAGGGGTTTGTAATGATCTGTTACATATATCCATGACAAGATAATACGCCATCAGGTGAATTGTTATTCAGCGTTAAATTTTACCAATTCATTTATTAACGATTTTTTGTCTTTTTTCAAAGCGATTTTTTAACATTATAGTTATATATTCTGCTTTTAAAGCTGAAATGCAGTGTTAATGACCGCTATATTCAATATGTCTGGCCTATTGTATGGCCGTAGATCCATTATTGCTAACGATAGCAATGCGTTAGTGGTGATTTCGTTACCATTTTGCAACCTCAAGTTATCAAAGTGATGCAGATCACAAATTTATAGAAATTTCTTATCGCAAAAAAACGATTAACCTGGTTAGCCGATTAATCAACGAACAATATAAAATCGTACCGCGTTATCCATGGGATAAAAGTGTGCAACTCGGGTGTTTAATAGGCAGGGAAGTGCAGAGGATGCCCGGTGCAGGACCGGGCGAGGCTATCAGGCGTCGACCTTCTCTTTAAATTCGCAGAGATCTTCGATAATGCATGAGCCACAGCGCGGCTTGCGGGCGATGCAGGTGTAGCGGCCGTGGAGGATCAACCAGTGATGGCAATCGACCTTAAATTCTGCCGGAACCACCTTCAGCAGTTTTTCCTCTACCTGCTCGACGTTTTTCCCGGCAGCAAACTGGGTGCGGTTACACACCCGGAAGATGTGCGTATCTACGGCAATCGTCGGCCAGCCAAAGGCTGTGTTCAGCACAACGTTAGCGGTTTTACGGCCTACGCCCGGCAGTGCTTCAAGCGCCGCCCGATCCTCAGGGACTTCGCCGCCGTGCAGGTCAAGCAGCATGCGGCAGGTTTTGATCACATTCTCCGCTTTGCTGTTAAACAGGCCGATGGTTTTGATGTACTCCTTTACGCCGTCTACGCCAAGCGCCAGCATCGTCGCAGGGGTATTGGCAACAGGGTAAAGCTTTGCCGTCGCCTTGTTGACGCTGACGTCGGTGGCCTGAGCGGAAAGCAGAACCGCAATCAGCAGCTCAAAAGGGCTGCTGAAATTGAGTTCGGTTGTAGGGTGAGGATTGTTGTCTCTCAGGCGGGTGAGGATCTCAACGCGCTTGCTGTTATTCATTAAGCCTTCTCTGCATTGCCTGCTACGGCGGCGGCGCTTTCGCGGGCGCGACGAGCCTTCATTTTTTCATCAATGAGGTATTTTATCGCTAACAGCATACCCAGGCCAATAAAGGCGCCCGGCGGCAGCATGGCAAGCAGGAAAGGCGTGTCGGTATGGAAAACTTCAATGCGCAGCACTTTCGCCCAGTTACCAAGCAGGCCGTCCGCGCCGTCAAACAGGGTGCCGTTACCAATAATCTCGCGAATGGAGCCTAAAACAAACATCGCGCTGGTCGCGCCCAGCCCGGTGGCAAAGCCATCCAGCGCGGCATAGGGCACGCTGGCTTTTGCAGCGTAGGCTTCGGCCCGCCCGACGACGATACAGTTGGTAACGATAAGCGGGATAAAGATCCCCAGCGACTGGTAGAGCCCAAATGCATAAGCGTTGATCAGCATCTGCACGATGCTGACCACTGAGGCGATGATCAGCACGTACACCGGAATACGAATCTCAGCGGGCACCCAGCGGCGCAGGGCGGAAATTGTCCCGTTGGTCAGCGTCAGTACCAGCGTGGTCGCCAGCCCAAGCCCAAGGGCGTTGGTGGCGGTGGAGGTGACGGCCAGAAGCGGGCAAAGGCCCAGCAGCTGAACCAGCGCCGAGTTATTTTTCCACAGCCCGTTTACCAGGACGCGTTTTGTTTCGCTCATTGTTGTTCTCCACAGGCCGGCAATTCGTTGAGCTGAGCAGGCAGGGTTTCTGCAAACAGGCCAGCGCGCTTAACGGCATTGACAACCGCGCGCGGGGTAATGGTTGCCCCGGTAAATTGCGTGAACTGCCCGCCGTCTTTTTGGACCGCCCAGCTCGGGTCATTGCTGCCCTGAATGCGTTTATTAGCAAAGTGGGTGATCCAGTCGCTGAGACGCAGTTCTATTTTATCCCCAAGCCCCGGCGTTTCGTGGTGTTCGGTCACGCGGGTGCCGAGGATGGTGCCGTTAAAATCGGCGGCAACCAGAATCTGTATAGCACCAGAATAGCCGTCCGGCGCGGTAGCTTCCATAACAACGGCAACGGGCTTATCGCCTTTACGCGCGACATAAATATGGCGGGCGCCTTTGCCGAGCGGGGAGTCCTTCACCACCAGGCAACTGTCCTGAATAGGGTTATCGTAGACGTCATCGGCAATCACCTGATCAAACAACATTTTTTGCTGCAGCGCCGATTGCTGGGCAATTGTTGGTTTGGTGAGTTCGTTGACCAGCGCCGTCAGTCCGGTAAACAGGGCGGCAAACAGCGCCAGGGCTACGCCATGCTTTTGCATTGTTTTAAACATAGCGTCTCCTTAACGGTGGCCGTACGCGCGAGGGCGGGTGTAGTAGTCGATCAGCGGCACGGTAATGTTACCCAGCAGCACGGCGAATGCTACGCCGTCCGGGTAGCCGCCGTAAGTGCGAATCAGCCAGACCAGCAGGCCAACCAGCGCCCCGAAAATCAGTCGGCCACGGTTGGTCGTCGAGGCGGTGACCGGATCCGTCAGGATAAAGAACGCGCCGAGCATGGTTGCACCTGAGAACAGATGCACCATCGGCGACAGGCATTTTTCCGGGGAAATAACCCAGCCGAGCGTGGAGCAGACGACCAAAGTCACCAGGAAGCCCGCCGGGATATGCCAGCGAATGGTGCCGCGCCACAGCAGGAACAGACCACCCGCCAGATACGCCAGGTTAACCCACTGCCAGCCGAGGCCCGCCAGCGCGCCGCCATAGATTGGCGCACTCAGAAGTTGCTCTGCGGAATGGCCCGCGTGCAGGCCGGTTTTGAAGGTGTCCAGCGGCGTGGCCTGGCTGATGCCGTCCACGCCCATGCGCAGCGTATCCATGGTGCCGCCCGTAGCGGTTGCGCCGTGGAAAATCACCTGCAGGCTGTCAACAAAACCCGGTACGTTGGCGGCGATGGACTGCGGCGGCAGCCAGGAGGTCATCTGCACCGGGAAAGCAATCAGCAGCACAACGTAGCCAATCATCGCCGGATTAAACGGGTTATTGCCGAGGCCGCCATAAAGCTGTTTGGCAATGATGATCGCAAACACCATCCCGACAACTACCATCCACCACGGCGCGAGAGGCGGAATACTGATCCCCAGCAGCAGGCCGGTCAGCAGCGCCGAGTTATCGGCAAGGTGGTTTTGTACGGATTTTTTGCGAAGACGCAGCACCAGCGCTTCGGCGACCATAGCGCTGACGATCCCCAGCACAACCTGAATCAGCGTTCCCCAGCCAAACCAGTACCACTGCATCGCGATGCCGGGCAGGGCTGCGAGACAAACCAGCATCATTATCCGCGCGGTGCTGCGCTGATTATGGGTAAACGGGGAGCTTGCGATTTTAAAAACCATTTATTCCTCTGGAGACATCTGAGCGGCTTTACGCGCCTGAACGCGGGCAATTGCCGCAGCCACTGCAGCTTTGCGTGGATCTTGTTCTTCTTGCGGGGCTGATTGTTCGCTTTCCGCTCTCTGCGCCGCTTTGCGAGCTTTAGCGCGGGCAATGGCGGCTTCAACGGCGGCCTTGCGCGGGTCAACGGCTTCTTGCTCAACGGCAGCTGGCTCAGCGCTTTCTGCGTTTTGCGCAGCTTTGCGAGCCTTAGCGCGGGCAATGGCGGCTTCAACGGCGGCCTTGCGCGGGTCAACGGCTTCTTGCTCAACGGCTGCTGGCTCAGTGCTTTCTGCATTTTGCGCCGCTTTGCGGGCCTTAGCACGGGCGATGGCGGCTTCAACGGCGGCCTTGCGCGGGTCAACGGCTTCTTGTTCAGCGGCTACTGGCTCAGTGCTTTCTGCATTTGACGCCGCTTTGCGAGCCTTAGCACGGGCAATCGCGGCTTCAACGGCAGCCTTACGCGGATCGGTTTCGATGCTGGTCGCCGATTCCGCCTGTAGCGCTTTCTCTGCCTGGCGTGCGCGCGCTTCAGCTTTACGGGCTTCGCGGGCGGCAATCATTTCGCTATTGTCCGGCTTACTGCCTGCTTTCACCACGATAGGCTCATCGCTGGCCTGCGCTTTTTTGCTTTTTACACGGGCAAGTGCGGCCTGAATGGCATCGTTATCTTTGGCCGTTGGCTGAACCGCCGCGTTTTTATGGCGTTCCAGGCGAGCGGCTTTCTCACGCTCCAGCCTTTCCTGACGTGCCTCAAAGCGAGCCTTAGCCTCAACGGTACGTTTGGCTTCCAGCTCAATTTCACGGATTTCAGCCTTTTCCTGCCGGAAGTACTGCACCAGCGGAATATTGCTCGGGCAAACGTAGGCACAGGCCCCGCACTCGATACAGTCCGACAGGTTGTAGGCGCTGGCTTTGTCGTGCTGCTGGCCTTTGCTGAACCAGTACAGCTGCTGCGGCAGCAGATCGGCCGGGCAGGAGTCCGCGCAGGCGCTGCAGCGAATACAGCCTTGTTCTTCTTCCTGTTCGCCCATTTCAGCCGGAGACGGGGCCAACAGGCAGTTGGTAATTTTTACTACTGGCACATCCAGCCACGGCAGGGTGAAGCCCATCAGCGGCCCGCCCATGATCACTTTCTGATCCTGCCCTGGGCGGAAACCCGCGAAGCTGAGCAGGTGGCTGACCGGCGTGCCCAGGCGCGCCCAGACGTTACCTGGCTGAGTGACTGATTCACCGGTTAAAGTGACGACGCGCTCGGTGAGTGGTTCGCCGTCGATGACCGCACGTTTAATGGCATACGCGGTGCCGACGTTCTGCATCAGAATGCCAATGTCGGACGAACGGCCCCCGTGGGGCACCTGCTTGCCGGTTAAAATCTGCGTCAGCTGCTTGGCGCCGCCGGACGGGTATTTCGTCGGGATGACCCGCAGCTGCATATCGTGGCTATTGGCCAGCACCGCCCGCATCATCGAAATAGCCTGCGGCTTGTTGTCCTCAATGCCAATAAGAATGCGCTGTGGCTTCAGAATATGGGCCAGAATGCGCACGCCTTCTATTATTTGCGCGGCGCAATCCTGCATCAGGCGATCGTCGGCGGTAATGTAGGGCTCGCATTCGGCGGCGTTCACGATCAGCGTGTCAATTTTATCACCGCCGCCCTGCAGTTTGCTGCCGGTCGGGAACCCCGCGCCGCCCAGCCCGGCCACGCCGAACTGGTGAATGCGTTCAATTAGGGCTTCACGGCTCTGGCAGCGGTAGTCGCTCCAGCCGTCTCGTTCAATCCAGCGGTCTTCACCGTCGGCATCAAGAATGACGCTAAGTTCGGCGAGGGCAGAAGGGTGCGCTGTTGAGTGTGGCTCAATAGCTTTAATGGTGCCGGAGGTTGGAGCATGTACCGGCAGCATACGGCCGCGCCCACGGGTCAGCGGCTGGCCACGCAGGACATAATCACCGGGTTTGACGCACAGTTCGCCTTCCGCGCCGATGTGCTGCTTCAGCGGAATCACGAGCTGGGAGGGCAGAGGAACCTGGCGCAGCGGTGTGCCGTTAGACTGGGTTTTCATCTCTGGCGGATGAATGCCGCCGTCAAAGTCCCAAATTCTGTCTTTTTTAAAGCGATTGAAGATATTAAGCATGGTTA
It includes:
- the rsxD gene encoding electron transport complex subunit RsxD, producing the protein MVFKIASSPFTHNQRSTARIMMLVCLAALPGIAMQWYWFGWGTLIQVVLGIVSAMVAEALVLRLRKKSVQNHLADNSALLTGLLLGISIPPLAPWWMVVVGMVFAIIIAKQLYGGLGNNPFNPAMIGYVVLLIAFPVQMTSWLPPQSIAANVPGFVDSLQVIFHGATATGGTMDTLRMGVDGISQATPLDTFKTGLHAGHSAEQLLSAPIYGGALAGLGWQWVNLAYLAGGLFLLWRGTIRWHIPAGFLVTLVVCSTLGWVISPEKCLSPMVHLFSGATMLGAFFILTDPVTASTTNRGRLIFGALVGLLVWLIRTYGGYPDGVAFAVLLGNITVPLIDYYTRPRAYGHR
- the rsxC gene encoding electron transport complex subunit RsxC; its protein translation is MLNIFNRFKKDRIWDFDGGIHPPEMKTQSNGTPLRQVPLPSQLVIPLKQHIGAEGELCVKPGDYVLRGQPLTRGRGRMLPVHAPTSGTIKAIEPHSTAHPSALAELSVILDADGEDRWIERDGWSDYRCQSREALIERIHQFGVAGLGGAGFPTGSKLQGGGDKIDTLIVNAAECEPYITADDRLMQDCAAQIIEGVRILAHILKPQRILIGIEDNKPQAISMMRAVLANSHDMQLRVIPTKYPSGGAKQLTQILTGKQVPHGGRSSDIGILMQNVGTAYAIKRAVIDGEPLTERVVTLTGESVTQPGNVWARLGTPVSHLLSFAGFRPGQDQKVIMGGPLMGFTLPWLDVPVVKITNCLLAPSPAEMGEQEEEQGCIRCSACADSCPADLLPQQLYWFSKGQQHDKASAYNLSDCIECGACAYVCPSNIPLVQYFRQEKAEIREIELEAKRTVEAKARFEARQERLEREKAARLERHKNAAVQPTAKDNDAIQAALARVKSKKAQASDEPIVVKAGSKPDNSEMIAAREARKAEARARQAEKALQAESATSIETDPRKAAVEAAIARAKARKAASNAESTEPVAAEQEAVDPRKAAVEAAIARAKARKAAQNAESTEPAAVEQEAVDPRKAAVEAAIARAKARKAAQNAESAEPAAVEQEAVDPRKAAVEAAIARAKARKAAQRAESEQSAPQEEQDPRKAAVAAAIARVQARKAAQMSPEE